One Ardenticatenales bacterium genomic region harbors:
- a CDS encoding ABC transporter permease — MNDIYSGNTGYFRTRFGDNPVAVKELRGRMRGRRAFAILTIYLTLLSTFVTLVYLAFVAGSGGSGPDLRLIGKSTFYALVLTQLFLVVFTAPAFTANAITGEREKQTYEILRTTLLTERAFVLGKLQSALAYVLLLIITAIPLQSIAFFLGGVSLAEMLISQLMLTVGALTYALLGIYFSSFMRSTLGAIIATTTVSFILTVGFPMMGLIVGSVIGPIIMAGAATPAWPMGVMTIYGGIGLAATNLPASLIISELILVQEGSLWGFSLPFLGRSLYIPSPWYLQLICYLFFTWLLYTLTVRSLRRASAT; from the coding sequence ATGAACGACATCTATTCCGGCAACACCGGCTATTTTAGAACCCGCTTCGGCGATAATCCCGTGGCCGTCAAAGAGCTACGCGGACGGATGCGTGGCCGCCGCGCCTTCGCCATCCTCACTATCTATCTGACGCTACTGTCCACGTTTGTCACACTCGTTTATCTCGCCTTTGTTGCCGGCAGCGGCGGCAGCGGCCCAGACCTGCGCCTCATCGGAAAGTCCACCTTCTATGCCCTGGTTCTCACCCAGTTGTTCCTCGTCGTCTTCACCGCGCCCGCCTTCACCGCCAACGCCATCACCGGCGAACGGGAGAAGCAAACATACGAAATCTTGCGCACCACATTGCTCACCGAACGCGCCTTCGTCCTGGGCAAACTACAATCCGCCCTGGCCTACGTGCTACTGCTGATCATCACCGCCATCCCCTTGCAAAGCATCGCCTTCTTTCTCGGCGGCGTCTCGCTCGCGGAAATGCTCATCTCCCAACTCATGCTCACGGTGGGCGCGCTCACCTACGCCCTACTCGGCATCTACTTCTCCAGCTTCATGCGCAGCACTCTGGGCGCGATCATCGCCACCACAACCGTCTCTTTTATCCTCACAGTAGGCTTTCCCATGATGGGCTTGATCGTCGGCTCCGTGATCGGCCCAATCATCATGGCCGGCGCAGCCACTCCGGCGTGGCCCATGGGCGTGATGACTATTTATGGCGGAATAGGTCTGGCGGCGACGAATTTGCCGGCATCTCTCATCATCAGCGAACTCATCCTCGTCCAGGAAGGCAGCCTCTGGGGCTTCTCCCTCCCCTTCCTCGGGCGCTCCCTCTACATCCCCTCCCCCTGGTACCTACAACTCATCTGCTACCTCTTCTTCACCTGGCTCCTCTACACACTCACCGTGCGCAGCCTGCGCCGTGCCAGCGCCACTTGA
- a CDS encoding ABC transporter permease subunit: MSAFYQAVHRWRNNPIVLKELRGRMRGRRAFVVLSIYLSVMAGLVVLVYTSLYYSTGALSNPNMADAGKTIFSMVLVVQGFLVFFIGPIFTTGAITGEKERQTYELLRTTLLSAPALLLGKLASGLAYILLLIIASIPMQSIAFLLGGISFTDLALTQAVILTCALTYAMLGLYCSTITRGTISATVITLSAVLLSLIGLPLLFILADIFNFPYYRLLPHNGDLLMASANVIGSLANIMSGHAIFGSLLPTALFMGLYGGLTLILFALALRRLRRTADR, from the coding sequence ATGTCCGCTTTCTACCAGGCCGTCCACCGCTGGCGCAACAACCCAATTGTCCTGAAGGAACTGCGCGGGCGCATGCGCGGGCGGCGGGCGTTTGTCGTCCTCAGTATCTATCTGTCGGTGATGGCCGGGCTGGTGGTCCTCGTCTACACCAGCCTCTATTACAGCACGGGGGCACTCAGCAATCCGAATATGGCGGATGCCGGCAAAACCATCTTCAGCATGGTCCTTGTCGTCCAGGGATTCCTCGTCTTCTTCATCGGCCCCATCTTCACCACCGGCGCCATCACCGGCGAAAAGGAGCGACAAACCTACGAACTGTTGCGCACCACCCTCCTCTCCGCCCCCGCCCTGCTGCTGGGCAAACTGGCCTCCGGCCTGGCCTACATCCTGCTCTTGATCATCGCCTCCATCCCCATGCAGAGCATCGCCTTCCTCCTCGGCGGCATCAGCTTCACCGACCTGGCCCTCACCCAGGCGGTCATCCTCACCTGTGCCCTCACCTACGCCATGCTCGGCCTCTATTGCTCCACCATCACCCGCGGCACCATCTCGGCCACCGTCATCACTCTTTCCGCCGTCTTGCTCTCCCTCATCGGCCTGCCCCTCCTCTTTATCCTGGCCGACATCTTCAACTTCCCCTACTACCGCCTGCTGCCCCACAACGGCGACCTACTCATGGCCTCCGCCAACGTGATCGGCAGCCTGGCCAACATCATGAGCGGGCACGCAATCTTCGGCTCCCTGCTGCCCACCGCCCTGTTCATGGGGCTATACGGTGGCCTCACCCTCATCCTGTTCGCCCTGGCCCTGCGCCGCCTGCGGCGAACCGCCGACCGGTGA
- a CDS encoding ABC transporter ATP-binding protein, whose product MASIIEIDGLTKRYGTLTALHELTLNVEEGAVVGFVGPNGAGKTTTMRILTTLLQPTAGTARVAGYSVLTQPRHVRRVIGYMPDFFGVYEDMKVWEYLDFFAACYDIPAHTRAGMIDDLLALVDLNHKKNDFVESLSRGMKQRLCLARTLAHDPRVLILDEPASGLDPRARIEMRELLRELKNMGKTIFFSSHILSEVADICTSVAILEAGRLIAFGDMQQMKQQLRPHRLYEMRVLHGLEAAQERLLHTPQVTSILTAPEVEMPANAIRFDFVGNDEALSELLVGMVNAGIPVIHFGEEQSDLEDIFLQVTQGLVQ is encoded by the coding sequence ATGGCAAGTATTATTGAGATCGACGGGTTGACGAAACGGTACGGAACGTTGACGGCGCTGCACGAGTTGACGCTGAACGTGGAAGAGGGGGCCGTGGTCGGTTTTGTGGGGCCGAATGGCGCGGGGAAGACAACGACGATGCGCATTCTAACCACGCTACTGCAACCAACGGCGGGCACGGCGCGGGTAGCGGGGTACTCCGTCCTCACGCAGCCGCGCCACGTGCGCCGCGTCATTGGCTATATGCCCGACTTTTTTGGCGTCTACGAAGACATGAAGGTGTGGGAGTATCTGGACTTTTTCGCCGCCTGCTACGACATTCCGGCGCATACCCGTGCCGGCATGATCGATGACCTGCTGGCATTAGTAGACCTGAACCACAAGAAAAATGACTTTGTGGAAAGCCTTAGCCGGGGCATGAAGCAGCGGCTCTGCCTGGCGCGCACGCTGGCACACGACCCGCGAGTGTTGATTTTGGACGAACCCGCCAGCGGCCTGGACCCGCGCGCGCGCATTGAGATGCGCGAACTGCTGCGCGAATTGAAGAACATGGGTAAGACCATTTTCTTCTCCTCGCACATTCTCTCGGAAGTGGCCGATATTTGCACAAGCGTTGCCATCCTGGAAGCGGGCCGCCTGATTGCCTTCGGAGATATGCAGCAAATGAAGCAGCAGCTTCGCCCACACCGCCTGTACGAGATGCGGGTGCTGCATGGCCTGGAAGCGGCGCAGGAACGCTTGCTACACACGCCACAGGTGACGTCGATCCTCACCGCGCCGGAGGTGGAAATGCCGGCAAATGCAATCCGCTTTGATTTTGTAGGAAATGACGAGGCGTTGAGTGAGTTGTTGGTGGGGATGGTGAATGCCGGCATTCCCGTCATCCATTTTGGCGAAGAACAAAGCGACCTGGAAGACATCTTCCTGCAAGTGACGCAAGGATTGGTGCAGTAG
- a CDS encoding DUF503 domain-containing protein, protein MLVATCVLKIQLYGVHSLKDKRQVVKSLLTRLPRQFNVAVAEVDHQDIWRTSAICLATVGTDAAYLHSLLEKSVRWVEEQRPDIHIEQYEITFR, encoded by the coding sequence ATGCTGGTAGCCACCTGTGTCCTCAAAATTCAACTCTACGGTGTTCATTCTCTTAAAGACAAGCGTCAGGTCGTTAAATCCTTGCTCACACGCCTGCCCCGGCAATTCAACGTCGCCGTGGCTGAAGTAGACCATCAAGACATCTGGCGCACGTCAGCCATTTGCCTGGCAACCGTCGGAACCGATGCCGCTTATCTGCACAGCCTGCTGGAAAAATCGGTCCGCTGGGTAGAAGAGCAACGACCCGACATTCACATCGAACAATACGAAATTACCTTCCGTTAG
- a CDS encoding DUF4230 domain-containing protein, translated as MMDEKEVKTNGGQGGSSSLLRRLAYVMLILFLIAGISASSLVIFSVIAAGRAAQTVTQPISDLFKQLAVEATPVILPDPVTIVREINRLNNLETASYSLQKVVTAERNQDVLWGALGESLVFVAVGDVIAGIDLSEVQIEDLQIVDPETVMVHLPDAQVLHYSLDNEQSYVADRDKGLFAQVDPRLETQVRQEAEQAILQEALNAGILQEANETARDNMESFLNKLGFTNVIFTDDPPPPAPPYEQEIPKGTILATPTP; from the coding sequence ATGATGGATGAAAAAGAGGTAAAGACCAATGGGGGACAGGGTGGGTCGTCGTCTTTGCTGCGACGGCTGGCGTATGTGATGTTGATATTGTTCTTGATTGCCGGCATTTCCGCCAGCAGTCTCGTCATTTTTTCCGTGATAGCCGCCGGGCGCGCGGCCCAAACCGTCACCCAACCCATCTCCGATCTGTTCAAGCAGTTGGCGGTGGAGGCCACGCCCGTCATCTTGCCCGATCCGGTGACCATTGTGCGCGAGATCAATCGGCTCAACAATCTGGAGACGGCTTCCTATTCGCTACAAAAGGTGGTGACGGCGGAGCGGAATCAGGATGTGCTCTGGGGGGCGTTGGGGGAGAGTCTGGTTTTTGTAGCGGTGGGGGATGTGATTGCCGGCATTGATCTCAGCGAGGTGCAAATCGAAGACCTGCAAATTGTTGACCCGGAGACGGTGATGGTCCACCTGCCGGACGCGCAAGTGCTGCACTACAGCCTGGACAATGAGCAGTCCTACGTGGCCGACCGGGACAAGGGGTTGTTCGCGCAGGTGGACCCGCGGTTGGAGACGCAGGTACGTCAGGAGGCGGAACAGGCGATTTTGCAGGAGGCATTGAATGCCGGCATTCTCCAGGAAGCCAACGAAACCGCCCGCGACAATATGGAATCCTTCCTGAACAAACTCGGCTTCACCAACGTTATCTTTACCGACGACCCGCCGCCCCCCGCACCTCCCTACGAGCAGGAAATTCCCAAAGGCACTATCCTGGCCACGCCCACGCCCTAA
- a CDS encoding lipoate--protein ligase family protein, giving the protein MNEMIVEQSGQETYERATWRVIESGLRDGATNMAVDEAIVEAVSAGISPPTLRFYGWEPACLSLGYGQEWEIADVENCATLGWDIVRRPTGGRAILHVDELTYSVAAPENEPRVVGGILESYKRLSEALLVGLHLMGLEPTRAQPYYSDHGPLGPACFDGPSNYEITMGQMKLLGSAQARRRGMVLQHGTLPLYGDITRIVDALHFDQPGQRTATRLRLRYRATTVMQSLGRRVEFADAVNFMREGFARRLNLELVAGELSAAEQARAAEIRREKFANDAWTRRI; this is encoded by the coding sequence ATGAATGAGATGATAGTGGAGCAATCCGGGCAAGAGACGTATGAGCGGGCCACGTGGCGCGTGATTGAGAGTGGTTTGCGTGATGGGGCCACGAATATGGCGGTGGATGAGGCGATTGTGGAGGCGGTGAGTGCCGGCATTTCCCCGCCCACATTGCGCTTCTACGGCTGGGAACCCGCCTGCCTCTCCCTCGGCTACGGCCAGGAGTGGGAAATCGCCGACGTCGAAAACTGCGCCACCCTCGGCTGGGACATCGTGCGTCGCCCCACCGGTGGACGCGCCATCCTGCACGTCGATGAACTCACCTACAGCGTCGCCGCCCCGGAGAATGAACCCCGCGTCGTTGGCGGCATCCTGGAAAGCTACAAACGCCTCTCCGAAGCCCTGCTGGTGGGATTACACCTGATGGGACTGGAGCCAACACGCGCCCAGCCCTACTACAGCGACCACGGCCCACTGGGGCCGGCTTGCTTCGACGGCCCCTCCAACTACGAAATCACCATGGGGCAGATGAAATTGCTCGGCAGCGCCCAGGCGCGCCGCCGCGGCATGGTGCTGCAACATGGCACGCTCCCCCTCTACGGAGACATCACCCGCATTGTGGACGCCCTCCATTTTGACCAGCCCGGCCAGCGCACGGCCACGCGCCTGCGCCTGCGCTACCGCGCCACCACGGTCATGCAAAGCCTGGGGCGGCGAGTGGAATTCGCGGACGCCGTCAACTTCATGCGCGAGGGATTTGCCCGTCGGCTGAATCTGGAGCTGGTTGCGGGGGAACTGAGCGCGGCGGAACAGGCGCGCGCCGCCGAGATTCGCCGCGAGAAATTCGCCAACGACGCCTGGACGCGCCGCATTTAA